CCCATTCCCCAACTCCTCAACCCATTTCCCAAGACATCACTAACCACCTGGTCGCCCTCCGGGATCCAGGGCAGCATCCTGGCACCGATCCCCAGAGCATGCCCGAATTAACTGCCAGTTGCCAAGCAGAAGTAGATGTTTATCTAGCCAATCTCAAAGCCACCATGGGAAATACCTGGCGTCCCCCCTATCCACCTTCCCCTGGGGTCTGGCGCACTGAAGTCACCTATCTGCTCACCAGGGAGGGCCGGGTGCAGAATCTCCAAATTGTCAGATCCAGCGGTGTTCCCAACCTCGACCAAGCTGCTCTCAGCCATGTGCGTGCCCTAGAACAGCGTTTTGTGCCCTTTCCCAGTTGCTATCCAGGCACATCATTGCCCGTAGATAACAACTTCACTGTCCGCTATCAATAAAACTGCATTAGTTCCAAATTCCAGTCACTATTACCCCCCATCGAGGCAAGGTGATGATTCTCCCCCACCCCTCGAAGCCCACTGTTTTACTGGAATACCCGCCATGCTATTCAACACCCTGATCAAATCCGCCGCAATTCCTTTCCTCTCGCTTCTCGTGATGGGCACGGCGACGCCCGCCTTTGCTAACCCCCAAGCCGCTGAACCGTCCCTAGAAATTCAATTGCAACAGCTCAAAGACCGCCTTGCAGGTCTTGAAGCCCAGACCCATTCCCTTGAGGGAAGCTCTCAAGCTGTGGCGATCGCCCCCAGCTCCCATTCCTCCAACCACCAGGGCACCGTCCAGGGGAATCTGCACCATACCTCCCCTGCGATGCCAACGTCCTTGGCGGCTCAGTTAACCCCTGCCACAGCTATTTTGGTGAACTTCCCCAGTGCCGTGGTGGTAGATGTGGGTCAAAAAGATGACTATCCCCTCACCCTGCCCCTGTTCCAAGATTTACGGAGCCCCGTTGGAGAGCTGCTCGCTCCTGCCAATACCCCCGTTACCCTGCGGATTAAGCCCCACGAAGATGGTGCCATTCTCGTGACCGACTCGATTATCGTCAATGGTCAAGTGGTCAATCTCCAAGCCCAGAGCAGCACGATGATCCCAGGTCGCACCGTTACCCAACGGACTGCCCAGGAAATGGCCAGACAAAACGGCGCCGTCTGGGGCAACCTCAGCACAGCGATCGCTGGGGCAACGGGGACAAATATCCGCACTCAGCAACAGTTCGGTTTCCTCGGGGCAGCGGTAGGTATCCTCTCTGGGATGGGCTCTCCCGATAGCCTCCGGATTGTAGAAATTCCCGCTGGCTCCGTCCATCTCCTCCAGGTGCAAGGCCAACATTAAAGCATGGCCCACTTTCAGTAATCCAACAAAATTAAAGCATTCCGGGGTAAAGGGTTTGGGAATCACCTTTTACCCTTTTTTTATCCATCCCCCCCAAGGTTTAGGAGACCATCGCCAGCAGGCGCGCCGCAATGGTGTCGGCAACGGGCAGCACCGAGAGACGATTGCCCCGGCGCACCACGGCAAATTCTTCGGGGGAAAAGTTTTCTTTTAGCTGATCGAGGCTGATGGTCTGTGGGAAAGTCTCCAGATAGCTCACCTCAACGGTGTACCAGCGGGGTTTTTCGGGGGTGGCTTTGGGGTCGAAATATTTGCTCTCGGGGTTAAATTGTGTCGGATCGACTAGGTTGCTTTGGCTGACCGTGGCAAGGCCGACAATGCCGGGGGGTTTGGTGTTGGAGTGATAAAAAAAGAGGCGATCGCCTTGGGCCATTTGTTGTAAAAAATTGCGGGCCTGGTAGTTACGAACCCCATCCCAGAGCTCTGGGCCAGTGGCGGCGAGGTCAGCCAAACTGTATTCACTGGGTTCTGATTTAATCAGCCAATATTGCATCGTAAAGTTGGGGGAATGTCGATTTATCTTGGACGTTATTTAGGACAGGTTAGGTGCTGTTTGTCTCACAAAAATCAGCACTAACTGTGGCTATATCCTGATTAGTGTAGCGGCCCGTCCGGGTCATGCCGATAAAATTTGAGACCACCAGGCAGCGTTTATATTCGGTATTGTCGCTATAGACGACGATGGTACGTCTCTGGCTGAGGCGACCTTGGTAATTAATCTGAATTTGATTTGTTTGGTTATATTGGATCGCGACATTTCGCAGTTGGCGATCGCCCGTCACCGAGCAGTT
The nucleotide sequence above comes from [Synechococcus] sp. NIES-970. Encoded proteins:
- a CDS encoding hypothetical protein (conserved hypothetical protein (DUF589)); translated protein: MQYWLIKSEPSEYSLADLAATGPELWDGVRNYQARNFLQQMAQGDRLFFYHSNTKPPGIVGLATVSQSNLVDPTQFNPESKYFDPKATPEKPRWYTVEVSYLETFPQTISLDQLKENFSPEEFAVVRRGNRLSVLPVADTIAARLLAMVS
- a CDS encoding hypothetical protein (conserved hypothetical protein), which translates into the protein MLFNTLIKSAAIPFLSLLVMGTATPAFANPQAAEPSLEIQLQQLKDRLAGLEAQTHSLEGSSQAVAIAPSSHSSNHQGTVQGNLHHTSPAMPTSLAAQLTPATAILVNFPSAVVVDVGQKDDYPLTLPLFQDLRSPVGELLAPANTPVTLRIKPHEDGAILVTDSIIVNGQVVNLQAQSSTMIPGRTVTQRTAQEMARQNGAVWGNLSTAIAGATGTNIRTQQQFGFLGAAVGILSGMGSPDSLRIVEIPAGSVHLLQVQGQH